Proteins from a single region of Nakamurella flava:
- a CDS encoding hemerythrin domain-containing protein, with amino-acid sequence MELQTPRVDDTAPTERGRAAARSLVTVHDGLRDELAQVSRLVDEALAGRVDIAGARGDLQRLALRRHDWTTGAYCSAHCLAVAQHHYGEDHEIFPLLRSARPDLGDVLDRLEREHVVVHDLLERLDGALVALAVADADGRAALRRTLAEFSTVLRAHLAYEEEQLLGPMAQVFS; translated from the coding sequence ATGGAACTGCAGACCCCACGAGTCGACGACACCGCACCGACCGAACGTGGTCGCGCCGCCGCCCGATCACTGGTCACGGTGCACGACGGCCTGCGCGACGAACTGGCTCAGGTCAGCCGTCTGGTCGACGAGGCGCTCGCCGGACGCGTCGACATCGCCGGAGCCCGCGGCGACCTCCAGCGGCTCGCGCTGCGCCGCCACGACTGGACGACCGGCGCCTACTGCTCGGCGCACTGCCTGGCCGTCGCCCAGCACCATTACGGCGAGGACCACGAGATCTTCCCGCTGCTCCGCAGCGCCCGACCCGACCTGGGCGATGTCCTGGATCGGCTGGAACGTGAGCACGTCGTCGTGCACGACCTGCTGGAACGCCTGGACGGCGCCCTGGTGGCCCTGGCCGTCGCGGACGCCGACGGACGCGCAGCCCTCCGACGCACGCTGGCGGAGTTCTCCACCGTCCTGCGCGCCCACCTGGCCTACGAGGAGGAGCAACTGCTCGGTCCGATGGCCCAGGTGTTCTCGTGA
- a CDS encoding SDR family NAD(P)-dependent oxidoreductase encodes MTAPANGRRVLVAGATGGIGEGACRALLRAGNEVVAVGRDAARLDALAARLPGPVEAVVADVTAASAAAWFTARAGTFDGVLIAIGDPGHAHGGTVLDIPDEDVRQMIEVNELGGLRALRTLVPLVRPAGAVVTVLGMSAEIPFPQNPLMGSTNAAMRSLLRTLAEQLRPTGTRIYALVLGMVRTRARQAAGIDNPSWLTGDDIGRYTDDLVVGDVPAPAQTLRYLVDPRVGPRLEPPRPTG; translated from the coding sequence GTGACCGCGCCGGCGAACGGCCGACGGGTCCTGGTGGCCGGGGCGACCGGGGGTATCGGCGAAGGGGCCTGCCGGGCGCTCCTGCGGGCCGGGAACGAGGTGGTCGCGGTCGGCCGCGACGCCGCACGGCTGGACGCGCTCGCCGCGCGATTGCCCGGGCCCGTCGAGGCGGTGGTCGCCGACGTGACCGCCGCGTCCGCAGCTGCCTGGTTCACGGCCCGGGCCGGAACGTTCGACGGCGTCCTGATCGCCATCGGCGACCCCGGGCACGCGCACGGCGGAACAGTGCTCGACATCCCCGACGAGGACGTCCGACAGATGATCGAGGTCAACGAACTGGGTGGGCTGCGGGCCCTGCGCACGCTGGTCCCCCTCGTCCGGCCCGCCGGAGCCGTGGTCACCGTGCTCGGCATGAGTGCCGAGATCCCCTTCCCGCAGAACCCCCTGATGGGTTCGACCAATGCGGCCATGCGCTCGCTGCTGCGCACCCTGGCCGAACAGCTGCGTCCGACTGGAACCCGTATCTACGCGCTCGTGCTGGGCATGGTCCGCACCCGGGCCCGGCAGGCGGCCGGCATCGACAACCCCTCGTGGCTCACCGGTGACGACATCGGCCGGTACACCGACGATCTGGTCGTGGGCGACGTCCCCGCCCCCGCACAGACGCTCCGATACCTGGTCGATCCGCGGGTCGGTCCCCGTCTGGAGCCGCCCCGGCCGACCGGCTGA
- a CDS encoding TetR/AcrR family transcriptional regulator has protein sequence MTTGADEPVEDFRRRTARLRRHRTSRRLVQAFFDISGEGPVESLVVDDILRAAGMSRGTFYRHFPTMDAFLDHVAFAVGARLNVEMHGWDATCPDAAERLGRRLTYQVQRSSTDPVCAALLLRLLARDGSVGRQAAAHSLADFRQAVESGRFRVPDATLAADLGHGLLTAILRRTVRDGFDEIRMRDSRLVFFRAFGVADNDLDALADAEGPPLPTTPLRVEVVALCSDLADTGTGSD, from the coding sequence ATGACCACCGGTGCCGACGAACCCGTCGAGGATTTCCGCCGCCGCACCGCCCGGCTGCGGCGGCACCGGACGAGCCGACGACTGGTCCAGGCGTTCTTCGACATCTCGGGCGAAGGCCCGGTGGAGAGCCTCGTCGTCGACGACATCCTGCGGGCAGCCGGGATGTCGCGGGGCACGTTCTACCGCCACTTCCCGACGATGGACGCCTTCCTCGACCACGTGGCGTTCGCCGTCGGCGCCCGGCTGAACGTCGAGATGCACGGGTGGGACGCGACCTGCCCGGACGCGGCCGAACGCCTCGGGCGGCGTCTGACCTACCAGGTTCAACGGTCGAGTACGGACCCGGTCTGCGCCGCGCTGCTCCTGCGGCTCCTGGCCCGGGACGGCTCCGTGGGCCGGCAGGCGGCAGCCCATTCGCTCGCCGATTTCCGGCAGGCCGTGGAGTCGGGCCGATTCCGGGTCCCCGACGCCACCCTGGCCGCAGATCTCGGTCACGGCCTGCTGACCGCCATCCTGCGCCGGACCGTCCGGGACGGGTTCGACGAGATCCGCATGCGCGACTCGCGTCTGGTGTTCTTCCGCGCCTTCGGCGTCGCCGATAACGACCTCGACGCCCTCGCCGACGCGGAGGGTCCGCCGCTGCCGACGACACCCCTGCGGGTCGAGGTCGTCGCCCTCTGCAGCGATCTGGCCGACACCGGCACCGGGAGCGACTGA